In Streptomyces sp. DG2A-72, one genomic interval encodes:
- a CDS encoding lytic polysaccharide monooxygenase, giving the protein MRTKTTLSAVAVGLATTGALVLSSGGASGHGYTDLPISRQKLCQNGTVTNCGSIQWEPQSVEGPKGFPASGPADGQICNAGQGQFAQLSAAKTPSGANWPTTKVTGGQSYTFRWQFTAMHATTDFKYYVTKPGWNQNHNLARSDLNLTPFFTVPYNGQRPPQTLSHSGTLPSGLSGHHVILAVWTIADTGNAFYACSDVRF; this is encoded by the coding sequence ATGCGCACCAAGACCACGTTGTCCGCCGTCGCCGTGGGCCTCGCCACGACCGGAGCCCTTGTGCTCTCCTCCGGCGGCGCCAGCGGCCACGGCTACACCGACCTCCCCATCAGCAGGCAGAAGCTCTGCCAGAACGGCACCGTCACCAACTGCGGCTCCATCCAGTGGGAGCCGCAGAGCGTCGAGGGCCCGAAGGGCTTCCCGGCGTCCGGCCCGGCGGACGGGCAGATATGCAACGCGGGCCAGGGCCAGTTCGCCCAGCTCAGCGCAGCGAAGACGCCGTCAGGCGCCAACTGGCCGACCACCAAGGTGACGGGCGGTCAGAGCTACACGTTCCGCTGGCAGTTCACCGCCATGCACGCCACGACCGACTTCAAGTACTACGTCACCAAGCCGGGCTGGAACCAGAACCACAACCTGGCCCGCTCGGACCTCAACCTCACCCCGTTCTTCACCGTCCCCTACAACGGCCAGCGCCCGCCGCAGACCCTCTCCCACAGCGGCACGCTGCCCTCCGGCCTGAGCGGTCACCACGTCATCCTCGCCGTGTGGACCATCGCGGACACGGGCAACGCGTTCTACGCCTGCTCCGACGTCAGGTTCTGA
- a CDS encoding SPFH domain-containing protein has product MTTTTSHTPESDGPAESAPRPARLIQNEATTEIPVHLLFRDDPNPVSVPLKPAVVGRRHGTGEQPRLRRPVPAKARPVPEVDPALAERPARVLPGVVGVLAGGTGVAGTLLTSWWAGALPAPVVAELGLPVTGGAGLGPVQWAAYAGAVSLGLFGFGGLARGRTGRAWVLGLFGRYRGTVRRTGLMWVNPLLLRRRVDVRLRHWRSEPMPAAEGSGVALRVVVLVVWRVRDTARATLGVEDHETYLRECVEAALARVPVEMPGGVRPSMDVATDALTRLVAADATPVGLEVFSVRPVRVEYAPEVAAAMHRRRIAALDAQHRASVLTSVVDSVEDTVTRLTMRGLVELDDYERKVLVKDLTVAFCSGRGEAGP; this is encoded by the coding sequence ATGACCACGACCACTTCCCACACGCCCGAGTCCGACGGCCCGGCAGAGAGTGCGCCCCGGCCCGCCCGGCTGATCCAGAACGAGGCGACCACCGAGATCCCCGTCCATCTGCTGTTCCGCGACGACCCCAACCCGGTCTCCGTCCCCCTCAAGCCCGCCGTCGTCGGCCGTCGTCACGGGACGGGAGAGCAGCCGCGGCTGCGCCGCCCTGTCCCGGCGAAGGCCCGCCCGGTGCCGGAGGTGGATCCCGCCCTGGCCGAGCGCCCGGCACGGGTGCTGCCCGGTGTGGTGGGAGTGCTCGCCGGGGGGACCGGGGTGGCCGGAACTCTCCTCACCTCTTGGTGGGCGGGCGCGTTGCCGGCCCCAGTCGTTGCCGAGCTGGGTCTGCCGGTGACCGGCGGGGCCGGGCTCGGGCCCGTGCAGTGGGCGGCGTACGCCGGCGCCGTTTCCTTGGGTCTGTTCGGGTTCGGCGGGCTGGCCCGGGGGCGGACCGGGCGAGCGTGGGTGCTCGGGCTGTTCGGGCGCTACCGGGGGACCGTGCGGCGGACCGGCCTGATGTGGGTCAACCCGCTGCTGCTGCGCCGCCGGGTCGACGTACGGCTGCGGCACTGGCGCAGCGAGCCGATGCCCGCGGCCGAGGGCAGCGGGGTCGCGCTGCGGGTCGTCGTCCTCGTGGTGTGGCGGGTGCGCGACACCGCGCGGGCCACGCTGGGCGTCGAGGACCACGAGACCTATCTGCGCGAGTGCGTGGAGGCGGCGCTCGCCCGGGTGCCGGTGGAGATGCCGGGCGGCGTGCGGCCGTCGATGGACGTGGCCACCGACGCGCTGACCCGGCTGGTCGCGGCGGACGCGACGCCGGTCGGCCTTGAGGTGTTCTCGGTGCGGCCGGTGCGTGTCGAGTACGCCCCCGAAGTCGCCGCCGCCATGCACCGCCGCCGGATCGCCGCGCTGGACGCCCAGCACCGGGCGAGCGTGCTGACGTCGGTCGTGGACTCGGTGGAGGACACGGTGACGCGGCTGACCATGCGGGGGCTGGTGGAGCTCGACGACTACGAACGCAAGGTGCTCGTCAAGGACTTGACGGTGGCGTTCTGTTCGGGGCGCGGAGAAGCAGGACCCTGA
- a CDS encoding peptidoglycan-binding protein: protein MPTPAFEEVDPASDCDCPGCVHWRRVLPHSATGHGSCHPAARRVLVVAAAALAAGQAAPALAAPHAAQRPDIPPDDEPASPQGGQAPLHGPAGLPTKPAPGTKVPTTTRAEIIRRAKKWVEAKVPYNMSRFWSDGYRQDCSGFVSMAWKLPGNEWTGSLGQYGVRVSKDDLLPGDILLFHNPENPQNGSHVVIFGGWTDYTHTSYIAYESTRPHARKQATPYAYWTHSDRYLAYRYKGLAAGTAGAAGAAGAKSSAPAAQPYPGAAYFGPGANNKYVAELGRMLVARGAGQFYASGPGPRWTDADRRATQAFQRAQGWTGDDADGLPGPRTWTLLVAGEGKDITTGAAAPAAPASHGVPGYPGRAMFRPGADNEYVTQLRRQLVKKGFGNHYTTGPGPRWSEADRRGVEAFQRSQGWRGGAADGYPGPETWRRLFA, encoded by the coding sequence ATGCCGACTCCGGCATTCGAGGAAGTCGATCCCGCGAGCGACTGCGACTGCCCGGGATGTGTTCACTGGCGGCGGGTCCTGCCGCATTCCGCGACCGGCCACGGAAGCTGTCACCCGGCGGCCCGGCGGGTGCTGGTCGTCGCCGCCGCGGCGCTCGCCGCAGGGCAGGCGGCACCGGCGCTCGCCGCCCCGCACGCAGCCCAGCGGCCGGACATCCCCCCAGATGACGAGCCCGCGAGCCCACAGGGCGGCCAGGCCCCGCTGCACGGTCCGGCCGGCCTGCCGACCAAGCCCGCGCCCGGGACCAAGGTGCCCACGACCACCCGGGCGGAGATCATCAGGCGGGCCAAGAAATGGGTCGAGGCGAAGGTGCCGTACAACATGAGCCGGTTCTGGTCCGACGGATACCGGCAGGACTGCTCGGGCTTCGTCTCGATGGCCTGGAAGCTGCCCGGAAACGAATGGACGGGCAGCCTCGGCCAGTACGGGGTGCGGGTGTCCAAGGACGATCTGCTGCCCGGCGACATTCTGCTGTTCCACAATCCGGAGAACCCGCAGAACGGCTCACACGTCGTCATCTTCGGCGGCTGGACCGACTACACGCACACCTCCTACATCGCCTACGAGTCCACCCGCCCGCACGCCCGCAAGCAGGCCACCCCCTACGCCTACTGGACCCACTCCGACCGCTATCTCGCCTACCGCTACAAGGGGCTCGCGGCAGGCACGGCGGGCGCGGCGGGCGCGGCGGGCGCGAAGTCGAGCGCGCCCGCCGCGCAGCCGTACCCGGGAGCGGCCTACTTCGGTCCCGGCGCCAACAACAAGTACGTCGCCGAGCTGGGCCGGATGCTCGTCGCTCGCGGCGCCGGCCAGTTCTACGCCTCGGGTCCGGGCCCCCGCTGGACGGACGCCGACCGCAGGGCGACCCAGGCCTTCCAGCGCGCCCAGGGCTGGACCGGCGACGACGCGGACGGGCTGCCCGGGCCGCGGACCTGGACGCTGCTGGTCGCCGGCGAGGGCAAGGACATCACCACGGGGGCTGCCGCACCGGCCGCCCCCGCCTCGCACGGGGTGCCCGGCTATCCGGGGCGGGCGATGTTCCGTCCGGGCGCGGACAACGAGTACGTCACACAGCTCCGCCGGCAGCTGGTGAAGAAGGGGTTCGGCAACCACTACACGACCGGTCCGGGTCCGCGCTGGAGCGAGGCGGACCGGCGCGGCGTCGAGGCCTTCCAGCGCTCCCAGGGCTGGCGGGGCGGCGCGGCCGACGGCTATCCGGGGCCGGAGACCTGGCGGCGGCTGTTCGCGTGA
- a CDS encoding glycosyltransferase family 2 protein yields the protein MTSTPTGARQNYDPSQTTQLRVPSHRTGAFRRIKKTLPKYDYEHYSRLAGPLTQPDPNKPYRVQYRSLISQEPHRLRVALMLAAAPLLSIVLLAWLLQPVHWTERDYPAYDFLPALDMVMLVSIGLIEFFRCMNVLSNAHATLVARDPVPVVPETGTRVAFLTSFVPGKEPLEMVTKTLEAAVKLRHRGLLHVWLLDEGDDPAVKEVCARLGVHHFSRKGVAKWNQAKGPHRAKTKHGNYNAWLDAHGDHYDFFASVDTDHVPLPNYLERMLGFFRDPDVGFVIGPQVYGNYDNFVTKAAESQQFLFHALIQRAGNRYGSPMFVGTSNAVRIRALKQIGGLYDSITEDMATGFEIHRHKNPVTGRKWRSVYTPDVLAVGEGPSAWTDFFTQQMRWSRGTYETILKQYWKGFYSLPPSKLFNYTMMIIFYPMSALNWILAAISCALFLGLGASGVNIDPTIWLMLYGNASALQIGLYVWNRRHNVSPHEPEGSGGVAGMVMSALSAPLYAKALIDSVLRKKSKFVVTPKGDSASPDRWFGTFRYHWYFILIFAGSITAGFVYGHSHPAMIIWACFALLITATPIFAWRHMVRQEKKKPAAPDRPEPQDAGGVVPHQPPHQHRPQPLPAPHAPQQKPSWAASQQQGGDGNDQTMQIALGGLGGRKE from the coding sequence ATGACGTCGACGCCGACGGGCGCCCGGCAGAACTACGACCCGTCACAGACGACCCAGCTCAGGGTGCCATCGCATCGGACCGGCGCGTTCCGCCGGATCAAGAAGACGCTGCCGAAGTACGACTACGAGCACTACAGCCGACTGGCGGGTCCCCTCACACAACCCGATCCGAACAAGCCCTACAGAGTGCAGTACCGCTCCTTGATCTCACAGGAGCCGCACCGGCTCAGAGTGGCCCTGATGCTGGCCGCCGCGCCGCTGCTCTCGATCGTGCTGCTCGCCTGGCTGCTCCAGCCCGTGCACTGGACCGAGCGCGACTACCCGGCGTACGACTTCCTGCCGGCCCTCGACATGGTGATGCTCGTCTCGATCGGCCTGATCGAGTTCTTCCGCTGCATGAACGTGCTGTCGAACGCGCACGCCACGCTGGTCGCCCGCGACCCGGTCCCGGTGGTGCCCGAGACCGGCACGAGAGTCGCCTTCCTGACCTCCTTCGTGCCCGGCAAGGAGCCGCTGGAGATGGTGACCAAGACCCTGGAGGCGGCCGTCAAGCTGCGCCACCGGGGCCTGCTGCATGTCTGGCTGCTCGACGAGGGCGACGACCCGGCGGTCAAGGAGGTCTGCGCCCGGCTCGGCGTGCACCACTTCAGCCGCAAGGGCGTCGCCAAGTGGAACCAGGCCAAGGGCCCGCACCGCGCCAAGACCAAGCACGGCAACTACAACGCCTGGCTGGACGCGCACGGCGACCACTACGACTTCTTCGCCTCCGTCGACACCGACCATGTGCCGCTGCCCAACTACCTGGAGCGGATGCTCGGCTTCTTCCGCGACCCGGACGTCGGCTTCGTCATCGGCCCGCAGGTCTACGGCAACTACGACAACTTCGTCACCAAGGCAGCCGAGTCCCAGCAGTTCCTCTTCCACGCCCTGATCCAGCGCGCCGGCAACCGCTACGGCTCGCCGATGTTCGTGGGCACCTCCAACGCCGTACGCATCAGGGCGCTGAAGCAGATCGGCGGGCTGTACGACTCGATCACCGAGGACATGGCGACCGGCTTCGAGATCCACCGGCACAAGAACCCCGTCACGGGCAGGAAGTGGCGCTCGGTCTACACGCCGGACGTGCTGGCGGTCGGTGAGGGCCCGAGCGCCTGGACGGACTTCTTCACCCAGCAGATGCGCTGGTCGCGCGGGACGTACGAGACGATCCTCAAGCAGTACTGGAAGGGCTTCTACTCGCTGCCGCCGAGCAAGCTCTTCAACTACACGATGATGATCATCTTTTACCCGATGTCGGCCCTGAACTGGATCCTCGCGGCGATCAGTTGTGCCCTGTTCCTGGGCCTGGGCGCCTCGGGTGTGAACATCGACCCGACGATCTGGCTGATGCTCTACGGCAACGCCTCCGCCCTGCAGATCGGCCTCTACGTCTGGAACCGCCGCCACAACGTCTCGCCGCACGAGCCGGAGGGCTCCGGCGGTGTGGCCGGCATGGTGATGTCCGCGCTGTCGGCGCCGCTCTACGCGAAGGCGCTGATCGACTCGGTACTCCGCAAGAAGAGCAAGTTCGTGGTCACGCCCAAGGGCGACTCGGCCAGCCCGGACCGCTGGTTCGGGACCTTCCGGTACCACTGGTACTTCATCCTGATCTTCGCCGGCTCGATCACCGCGGGCTTCGTGTACGGCCACTCCCACCCCGCGATGATCATCTGGGCCTGCTTCGCCCTGCTGATCACCGCCACGCCCATCTTCGCCTGGCGCCACATGGTGCGGCAGGAGAAGAAGAAGCCCGCCGCGCCCGACCGGCCCGAGCCGCAGGACGCGGGCGGGGTCGTGCCGCACCAGCCCCCGCACCAGCACCGTCCGCAGCCACTGCCGGCGCCGCACGCCCCGCAGCAGAAGCCGAGTTGGGCCGCCTCACAGCAGCAGGGGGGCGACGGCAACGACCAGACCATGCAGATCGCCCTTGGTGGACTTGGGGGACGTAAGGAATGA
- a CDS encoding kelch motif-containing protein: MKDQAGRRRVRRLAIGTAVVLALAGMNGPWLYRVGTEKYHEYQINRPEYKADNGHWEIVEFPEKYRQNTIHAALLRTGKVLLVAGSGNNQDNFDAKKFDTRIWDPVKGTIKKVPTPNDLFCTGHTQLANGNLLIAGGTKRYEKLKGDVTKAGGLMIVHNENPDKPITLPAGTKFTGKENGKTFVSKDPVLVPRAKKVFDEATGKFLRNDPGLGRIYVEAQRKGAKYETGTQDNYRVQGLSGADARNTYGIAQKLALDKKDFQGIRDAFEFDPVAEKYIKVDPMKEARWYPTLTTLSDGRILSVSGLDDIGQLVPGKNEIFDPATKKWTYTKRIRQFPTYPALFLMQSGEIFYSGANAGYGPDDVGRDPGIWDLDTNKFTKVPGLSDANMLETAGTVLLPPAQDEKYMVIGGGGVGESKLSSEKTRLIDLKDANPAFTDGPSLGKGTRYPQASVLPDDTVLISGGSEDYRGRSDSNILQARMYDAETGEMRRVADPLVGRNYHSGSILLPDGRVMFFGSDSLYGDKANTKPGKFEQRIEIYTPPYLYQDAQPSLSGGPQTIERGGTGTFTSQHASTVKKVRLIRPSASTHVTDVDQRSIALDHKVSGGKITVTVPKNRNLVQSGWYMLFVTDDQGTPSKAQWVRVP, translated from the coding sequence ATGAAAGACCAGGCCGGCCGCCGCCGTGTCCGTCGACTCGCGATCGGCACGGCGGTGGTTCTCGCGCTGGCCGGGATGAACGGGCCGTGGCTCTACCGCGTCGGGACCGAGAAATATCACGAGTACCAGATCAACAGACCCGAGTACAAAGCCGACAACGGCCACTGGGAGATCGTCGAGTTCCCTGAGAAGTACCGGCAGAACACCATCCACGCGGCGCTGCTGCGCACCGGCAAGGTGCTGCTCGTCGCCGGGTCGGGCAACAACCAGGACAACTTCGACGCGAAGAAGTTCGACACCCGGATCTGGGATCCCGTCAAGGGCACCATCAAGAAGGTGCCGACGCCCAACGACCTGTTCTGCACGGGCCACACCCAGCTCGCCAACGGCAATCTGCTGATCGCGGGCGGCACCAAGCGGTACGAGAAGCTCAAGGGTGACGTCACCAAGGCCGGCGGCCTGATGATCGTCCACAACGAGAACCCGGACAAGCCGATCACCCTGCCCGCGGGCACCAAGTTCACCGGCAAGGAGAACGGCAAGACGTTCGTCTCCAAGGACCCGGTGCTCGTGCCGCGCGCGAAGAAGGTCTTCGACGAGGCGACCGGCAAGTTCCTGCGCAACGACCCCGGTCTCGGCCGTATCTACGTCGAGGCGCAGCGCAAGGGCGCCAAGTACGAGACGGGCACCCAGGACAACTACCGCGTCCAGGGCCTGAGCGGCGCCGACGCCCGCAACACCTACGGCATCGCGCAGAAGCTCGCGCTCGACAAGAAGGACTTCCAGGGCATCCGGGACGCCTTCGAGTTCGACCCGGTCGCCGAGAAGTACATCAAGGTCGACCCCATGAAGGAGGCCCGCTGGTACCCGACGCTCACCACCCTGAGCGACGGCAGGATCCTCAGCGTCTCCGGCCTCGACGACATCGGCCAGCTGGTCCCGGGCAAGAACGAGATCTTCGACCCGGCGACCAAGAAGTGGACGTACACGAAGAGGATTCGGCAGTTCCCGACGTATCCGGCGCTGTTCCTGATGCAGAGCGGCGAGATCTTCTACTCGGGCGCGAACGCGGGATACGGGCCGGACGACGTGGGGCGTGACCCCGGAATCTGGGACCTGGACACCAACAAGTTCACCAAGGTGCCCGGGCTGAGCGACGCGAACATGCTGGAGACTGCGGGCACCGTGCTGCTGCCGCCGGCGCAGGACGAGAAGTACATGGTGATCGGCGGCGGCGGAGTCGGTGAGTCCAAGCTGTCGAGCGAGAAGACCCGGCTGATCGATCTGAAGGACGCGAACCCCGCGTTCACGGACGGGCCTTCACTCGGGAAGGGCACACGGTATCCGCAGGCGTCCGTGCTGCCGGACGACACCGTGCTGATCTCCGGCGGCTCCGAGGACTACCGAGGGCGCAGCGACTCCAACATCCTCCAGGCGCGGATGTACGACGCCGAGACCGGCGAGATGCGGCGCGTCGCCGACCCGCTGGTGGGCCGGAACTACCACTCCGGCTCGATTCTGCTGCCCGACGGCCGGGTGATGTTCTTCGGCTCCGACTCGCTGTACGGCGACAAGGCCAACACCAAGCCGGGCAAGTTCGAGCAGCGGATCGAGATCTACACGCCGCCGTATCTGTACCAGGACGCACAGCCGTCGCTGTCCGGCGGTCCGCAGACGATCGAGCGCGGCGGGACGGGGACGTTCACCTCGCAGCATGCGTCGACGGTCAAGAAGGTGCGGCTGATCCGGCCCAGCGCGTCGACGCACGTCACGGACGTCGACCAGCGGTCCATCGCGCTGGACCACAAGGTGTCCGGGGGCAAGATCACGGTGACTGTGCCGAAGAACAGGAATCTGGTGCAGTCGGGGTGGTACATGCTGTTCGTCACGGATGACCAGGGGACGCCCAGTAAGGCGCAGTGGGTTCGAGTGCCGTAA
- a CDS encoding glycoside hydrolase family 6 protein — protein MYSKRGVRSLSAGTRASAVVLGAALLIAGCSSGDGDGDGGEETGDAGAKISQQPKETDPFWVNPEGNAAEQVATYEKAGKQDEAAQIRKIAQQPTGEWITPESAEQEARGFTEAAEKADRDALLVVYNIPHRDCGQFSGGGAADGNAYREFIDQVAKGIGDRSATVILEPDAILHLVDGCTQDEFHEERYDLLKGAVEKLKANKNTKVYLDAGNAGWGHPNQIFEPLQWAGIDKADGFSVNVSNFYTTEDSVAYGKELSAKVGNKPFIIDTSRNGNGPYTEGNPDERWCNPPGRALGETPTTKTADPLVDAYVWAKRPGESDGECKGGPKAGEWWPEYALSLAKASE, from the coding sequence ATGTACAGCAAGAGGGGGGTGAGGTCTTTGTCGGCCGGAACGCGGGCGTCCGCAGTGGTGCTGGGGGCGGCGCTGCTGATCGCGGGGTGCTCATCCGGGGACGGGGACGGGGACGGTGGGGAGGAGACCGGCGACGCCGGTGCGAAGATCTCCCAACAGCCCAAGGAAACCGACCCGTTCTGGGTCAACCCGGAGGGGAACGCGGCCGAGCAGGTCGCGACGTACGAGAAGGCCGGCAAGCAGGACGAAGCCGCGCAGATCCGCAAGATAGCTCAGCAGCCGACGGGCGAGTGGATCACTCCGGAGAGCGCCGAGCAGGAGGCACGCGGCTTCACCGAGGCCGCCGAGAAGGCCGACCGGGACGCGCTGCTCGTCGTCTACAACATTCCGCACCGCGACTGCGGCCAGTTCTCCGGCGGCGGCGCCGCGGACGGCAACGCGTACCGGGAGTTCATCGACCAGGTCGCCAAGGGCATCGGCGACCGCTCCGCGACGGTGATCCTCGAACCGGACGCGATCCTGCACCTGGTCGACGGCTGCACCCAGGACGAGTTCCACGAGGAGCGCTACGACCTCCTCAAGGGCGCCGTCGAGAAGCTCAAGGCCAACAAGAACACCAAGGTCTACCTGGACGCGGGCAACGCCGGCTGGGGCCACCCCAACCAGATCTTCGAGCCCCTCCAGTGGGCGGGTATCGACAAGGCCGACGGCTTCTCCGTCAACGTCTCGAACTTCTACACCACCGAGGACTCCGTCGCCTACGGCAAGGAGCTCTCCGCGAAGGTCGGCAACAAGCCCTTCATCATCGACACCAGCCGCAACGGCAACGGCCCCTACACCGAGGGCAACCCCGACGAACGCTGGTGCAACCCACCCGGCCGTGCCCTCGGCGAAACCCCGACCACCAAGACGGCGGACCCCCTGGTCGACGCCTACGTCTGGGCCAAGCGCCCCGGCGAATCGGACGGCGAGTGCAAGGGCGGCCCGAAGGCGGGCGAGTGGTGGCCGGAGTACGCGCTGAGCTTGGCCAAGGCCAGCGAGTGA
- a CDS encoding class F sortase codes for MSERSSSTGRLTMGVVWAVLLLALWLWGREVTGVRHGTATPTTGDMAAVGRPPDAELPPAARPLKAALPQRIDIPDLGVQAPVVARGLDAHGAVDAPPLDQPGVVGWYAGGAKPGAAGTALMVGHADTETRPAVFHKISSLQPGAKVRVARDDGKIAEFTVDDIQVVTRDLFDAHQAYGPRHSGRPELRLITCGGTFDRQSRSYTANVIVSTYLTGTPR; via the coding sequence ATGTCCGAGCGCTCCTCGAGTACCGGCCGCCTCACGATGGGGGTGGTCTGGGCGGTGCTGCTGCTCGCGCTGTGGCTGTGGGGGCGGGAGGTCACCGGCGTACGGCACGGGACAGCCACACCCACCACCGGCGACATGGCGGCGGTCGGCCGCCCGCCGGACGCCGAACTGCCGCCCGCCGCCCGGCCGTTGAAGGCCGCGCTGCCACAGCGCATCGACATCCCCGACCTGGGCGTGCAGGCACCCGTCGTGGCCCGCGGGCTCGACGCGCACGGCGCCGTCGACGCGCCGCCCCTCGACCAGCCCGGAGTGGTCGGCTGGTACGCGGGCGGAGCGAAACCCGGCGCCGCGGGCACCGCGCTCATGGTGGGACACGCCGACACCGAGACCCGCCCCGCCGTCTTCCACAAGATCAGCTCCCTGCAGCCCGGCGCGAAGGTCCGCGTCGCCCGCGACGACGGCAAGATCGCCGAGTTCACCGTCGACGACATCCAGGTAGTGACCCGCGACCTCTTCGACGCCCACCAGGCCTACGGCCCCCGCCATTCCGGCCGCCCCGAACTCCGCCTGATCACCTGCGGTGGCACCTTCGACCGACAGAGCCGCAGCTATACAGCAAACGTGATCGTCTCGACGTACCTCACCGGAACGCCCCGTTAG
- a CDS encoding HAD-IIA family hydrolase — MADRKPIESWLTDMDGVLIHEGVPIPGADAFLKKLRESGKPFLVLTNNSMYTPRDLHARLRRMGLEVPIESIWTSALATAQFLDDQRPGGSAYVIGEAGLTTALHDIGYILTDHEPDYVVLGETRTYSFEAMTKAVRLILGGARFICTNPDETGPSTEGPLPATGAVAALITQATGKKPYFAGKPNPLMMRTGLNAIGAHSETSAMIGNRMDTDVLAGMEAGMQTFLVLTGLTRPEQVEDFPYRPSRVVDSIADLVDRV; from the coding sequence ATGGCAGACCGCAAGCCCATCGAGTCATGGCTCACCGACATGGACGGTGTGCTCATCCACGAGGGCGTTCCGATCCCCGGTGCCGACGCGTTCCTGAAGAAGCTGCGTGAGTCCGGGAAGCCCTTCCTGGTCCTCACCAACAACTCGATGTACACCCCGCGCGACCTGCACGCCCGGCTGCGGCGCATGGGGCTGGAGGTGCCGATCGAGTCCATCTGGACCTCGGCGCTGGCCACCGCCCAGTTCCTGGACGACCAGCGGCCCGGCGGCTCCGCGTACGTCATCGGCGAGGCCGGCCTGACCACCGCGCTGCACGACATCGGCTACATCCTCACCGACCACGAGCCGGACTACGTCGTCCTCGGCGAGACCCGCACGTACTCCTTCGAGGCCATGACCAAGGCGGTACGGCTGATCCTGGGCGGCGCCCGCTTCATCTGCACCAACCCCGACGAGACGGGCCCCTCCACCGAGGGCCCGCTGCCCGCCACCGGCGCCGTGGCCGCGCTGATCACCCAGGCGACCGGCAAGAAGCCGTACTTCGCGGGCAAGCCGAACCCGCTGATGATGCGCACCGGGCTGAACGCGATCGGCGCGCACTCCGAGACCAGCGCGATGATCGGCAACCGCATGGACACGGATGTGCTGGCCGGCATGGAGGCCGGGATGCAGACCTTCCTGGTGCTCACCGGGCTGACCCGGCCCGAGCAGGTCGAGGACTTCCCGTACCGTCCGTCGAGGGTCGTCGACTCCATCGCCGACCTCGTCGACCGGGTCTGA
- a CDS encoding 2-aminoethylphosphonate ABC transporter substrate-binding protein, which produces MPRNRIVPIAAPLTACGGSSSAADEKVVTVYSADGLKGESGDGWYDRIFKDFTKETGIKVEYVEGGSGEMVQRAVRERSNPQADVLVTLPPFIQQADGKGLLQKYAPTGSDQVSGADKATDGTWTSVVNNYFSFIYDKKALKQAPTTWEELLDTKYKGKLQYSTPGVAGDGTAVVIKAMHDFGGEKPAMDYLGKLQSNNVGPSSSTGKLAPKVDKSELLVANGDVQMNFAQSKSMPNLGIWFPATSKGKPTTFALPYAAGLVTGAPHTENGKKLLDYMLTQKAQQQVSEIGGGFSARKDVKATDQTAIALTELMAGVEIFEPDWNDIDKNLTKYVDSWKSATGS; this is translated from the coding sequence ATGCCCCGCAACCGGATCGTCCCGATCGCCGCCCCGCTCACCGCCTGCGGCGGCTCCTCGTCCGCCGCCGACGAGAAGGTCGTCACCGTCTACAGCGCCGACGGCCTCAAGGGCGAGAGCGGTGACGGCTGGTACGACCGGATCTTCAAGGACTTCACGAAGGAGACCGGGATCAAGGTCGAGTACGTCGAGGGCGGCTCCGGCGAGATGGTGCAGCGCGCCGTCCGCGAGAGGAGCAACCCGCAGGCCGACGTGCTCGTGACGCTCCCGCCCTTCATCCAGCAGGCCGACGGCAAGGGCCTGCTCCAGAAGTACGCGCCCACCGGCTCCGACCAGGTCAGCGGGGCCGACAAGGCCACCGACGGGACCTGGACCTCGGTCGTCAACAACTACTTCTCGTTCATCTACGACAAGAAGGCGCTGAAGCAGGCGCCCACCACATGGGAGGAGCTGCTCGACACCAAGTACAAGGGTAAGCTCCAGTACTCCACGCCGGGCGTCGCCGGTGACGGCACGGCCGTCGTCATCAAGGCGATGCACGACTTCGGCGGAGAGAAGCCGGCCATGGACTACCTCGGCAAGCTCCAGTCCAACAACGTCGGCCCGTCCTCCTCCACCGGCAAGCTCGCGCCCAAGGTCGACAAGAGTGAGCTGCTCGTCGCGAACGGCGACGTCCAGATGAACTTCGCCCAGTCCAAGTCCATGCCGAACCTCGGTATCTGGTTCCCGGCGACCTCCAAAGGCAAGCCCACCACGTTCGCCCTGCCCTACGCGGCCGGCCTGGTCACCGGCGCCCCGCACACCGAGAACGGCAAGAAGCTCCTCGACTACATGCTCACCCAGAAGGCACAGCAGCAGGTCAGCGAGATCGGCGGCGGCTTCAGCGCCCGCAAGGACGTCAAGGCCACCGACCAGACCGCGATCGCGCTCACCGAGCTCATGGCGGGCGTCGAGATCTTCGAGCCCGACTGGAACGACATCGACAAGAACCTCACCAAGTACGTCGACTCCTGGAAGTCCGCGACCGGCAGCTGA